The Kluyveromyces lactis strain NRRL Y-1140 chromosome D complete sequence genome has a window encoding:
- a CDS encoding uncharacterized protein (similar to uniprot|P53265 Saccharomyces cerevisiae YGR111W Hypothetical ORF) → MAKGNHKINKTGMTLSVKFEAVDDPEVIRFTHLQNGSTWSGEYLSREEYADREHILGQSELGQLHKSGDHIDRFEDNAKHLGIKHFVLKDLTLPETSKTSQIVASCETMNRVGWVMVPGSEEITPVLTACVGGVFTLKHHRGRGYAKKMIDQLNHMYDSLSESSDDPFLKYMTIDLYSEVDEYYSRNGFVSYHVPVYEIHQLAALETRYCDALGQANKSPVRTLGYNDYEDLVELQRQQFRKQMVEYNDGSKFLFTVKPTLETYMWFEDRDIFVSKKFHEEKPIRFGAALSDGSHIVWHHSWTSHSLYIIKVYIATGETQNADNALASLLKEAVKECHLTKLTYLEFWQDEIPPETFPVFYSTLRQVESGHNLSKVNHSLSAIRLSPSCQKYKDECLWLNNTKYCWF, encoded by the coding sequence ATGGCTAAGGGAAATCATAAAATTAATAAAACAGGGATGACTCTATCTGTCAAGTTTGAGGCTGTTGACGATCCAGAAGTGATTAGGTTTACTCATTTGCAGAACGGTTCCACATGGAGTGGTGAATATCTAAGTCGTGAAGAGTACGCTGACAGAGAGCATATTTTGGGTCAAAGTGAACTAGGGCAGTTACATAAGAGTGGTGATCATATTGATAGGTTCGAGGACAATGCTAAACATTTAGGTATCAAGCATTTTGTGTTGAAGGATTTAACTCTTCCTGAGACATCAAAGACGTCTCAGATAGTGGCAAGTTGTGAAACAATGAACAGGGTCGGCTGGGTTATGGTCCCTGGTAGTGAGGAGATAACTCCGGTGCTCACCGCTTGTGTCGGGGGTGTTTTCACCCTGAAACACCATCGTGGCCGTGGATATGCCAAGAAAATGATTGATCAGTTAAACCATATGTACGATTCTTTATCAGAATCAAGCGATGATCCGTTCTTGAAGTATATGACTATTGATCTTTACAGTGAAGTAGATGAGTACTATTCCAGAAACGGTTTCGTGTCTTACCATGTTCCAGTATACGAGATCCATCAATTGGCTGCTTTGGAAACCAGATACTGTGATGCCTTGGGCCAAGCTAATAAGTCACCTGTTAGAACGCTAGGGTATAACGATTATGAAGACCTTGTTGAATTGCAAAGGCAGCAATTTAGGAAACAGATGGTTGAGTATAATGACGGGTCCAAGTTCCTTTTCACAGTGAAACCCACGTTGGAAACATACATGTGGTTCGAGGACCGTGATATCTTCGTTTCGAAGAAATTCCACGAGGAAAAACCTATCAGATTCGGTGCTGCATTATCTGATGGTTCTCATATCGTATGGCATCACTCATGGACGTCTCATTCGCTATACATAATTAAAGTATACATTGCTACTGGCGAAACGCAAAATGCTGACAACGCCTTGGCATCTTTACTGAAGGAGGCTGTCAAAGAGTGTCATTTGACCAAATTGACATATTTGGAATTCTGGCAAGATGAAATACCACCTGAGACGTTCCCTGTGTTTTATTCAACACTTCGCCAAGTGGAATCGGGCCacaatctttcaaaagttaACCATTCTTTAAGCGCAATTAGACTTTCACCATCATGCCAAAAGTACAAAGATGAATGTTTGTGGCTCAACAACACGAAATACTGTTGGTTCTAA
- the DUT1 gene encoding bifunctional dITP/dUTP diphosphatase (highly similar to YBR252W, uniprot|P33317 Saccharomyces cerevisiae YBR252W (DUT1)) produces MTESLSNSLKVQLRSADAKVPTKGSTTAAGYDIYASQPGVIPARGQGIAKTDISFTVPVGTYGRIAPRSGLAVKHGIQTGAGVVDRDYTGEVGIVLFNHSDKDFQINKGDRVAQLILEKIVEDAEIVVVESLEETQRGAGGFGSTGKN; encoded by the coding sequence ATGACAGAATCGTTGTCCAACAGTTTAAAAGTGCAGCTTCGTTCTGCAGATGCCAAAGTCCCAACAAAGGGATCTACCACTGCAGCTGGTTATGACATTTACGCTTCACAACCAGGTGTGATTCCAGCCAGAGGCCAAGGAATTGCTAAGACAGACATATCTTTTACTGTCCCAGTGGGAACATACGGTAGAATCGCTCCTAGATCCGGCCTGGCCGTGAAGCATGGTATTCAAACCGGTGCTGGTGTTGTCGACAGAGATTACACCGGTGAAGTTGGTATAGTGTTGTTTAACCATTCAGACAAGGATTTCCAAATTAACAAAGGTGATCGTGTAGCGCAATTGATTCTCGAGAAGATCGTTGAGGACGCAGAGATCGTTGTCGTCGAATCCTTGGAGGAAACTCAACGTGGTGCCGGTGGTTTTGGTTCTACTGGTAAGAATTAG
- the SRB6 gene encoding Srb6p (similar to uniprot|P32570 Saccharomyces cerevisiae YBR253W SRB6 Protein involved in transcription as part of the Srb/Mediator complex) translates to MSNQVLLDKLDRTTETLSNTLIHLAKLSDIEFGGKDTEQPRSSSGLATVSSSGVQMSNNYTMQLIKGIQDLLVITRSIREKWVLSQLPENEELSMFESEETLENCRKLVQESMETLLNDMP, encoded by the coding sequence ATGAGTAATCAAGTGCTATTAGACAAATTGGACCGTACCACAGAAACACTATCAAACACCTTAATTCACCTGGCTAAACTTTCTGACATTGAGTTTGGTGGTAAAGATACAGAACAACCAAGAAGCAGCTCGGGACTCGCGACAGTATCAAGCTCAGGGGTTCAAATGTCGAATAATTACACAATGCAGCTCATAAAGGGAATTCAAGATCTCCTGGTGATCACCAGGTCCATACGAGAGAAATGGGTACTAAGTCAACTTCCTGAGAATGAAGAACTATCGATGTTTGAATCGGAAGAAACGCTAGAGAATTGTAGGAAACTAGTACAGGAATCGATGGAGACCCTGCTTAATGATATGCCATGA
- the DSN1 gene encoding MIND complex subunit DSN1 (weakly similar to uniprot|P40568 Saccharomyces cerevisiae YIR010W DSN1 Essential component of the MIND kinetochore complex (Mtw1p Including Nnf1p-Nsl1p-Dsn1p) which joins kinetochore subunits contacting DNA to those contacting microtubules important for chromosome segregation), whose protein sequence is METQGSESPRGDISSSRRVLKMQTIPTETPERKRSTQQSFETDDEFQFRRHSAKKSRFGDRLQEFQSVKDARRVENFNSSFQVPPQSQEEHQQYTGQAFPPQYPAPTQLPSPQRMIPMPMVYYYAAANQQPGAVPAGTQPQQYAIPQQGMGINFQAMNQFIDPQYQEQQPYYQSLMPAPSFYPPPSSQEKLPNPLSQNRPILAPEDSRAKRKSFMIQRGRRLSLLNQENQLNDIISPHKDVHESEFYRYMNNSFAQDLKMKQLMNWCLIRALRKLEIKNSQNKSESRKITLTILKDFVRDIRKGSHDIDWDSEGPEAEPTVEDESEISNLFKEGNTENSILVDSSLSNKNKIPPIKLAKIPNEKNIQNKENAKILEEKIKTIKNEIEQWSKDLSDVKIPSYELPKSQTSIVKLPDNLQLTATTKESIHSDFQKRVDGLQETTRLLKSSSILLNETAGMKLQRLNGCIVKKRPEDKNSTKKLLRGLSRSLMQ, encoded by the coding sequence ATGGAAACTCAGGGCTCTGAGAGTCCCCGCGGCGACATATCTTCTTCGAGGAGGGTATTAAAGATGCAAACGATTCCAACGGAGACACCGGAAAGGAAAAGATCTACACAGCAGAGTTTCGAAACAGATGACGAGTTTCAGTTCAGGCGGCATAGTGCAAAGAAGTCACGATTTGGAGACAGGTTACAAGAATTCCAGAGCGTTAAGGATGCAAGAAGGGtcgaaaatttcaattcgTCGTTTCAAGTACCTCCGCAATCACAAGAAGAGCATCAGCAGTATACGGGACAAGCATTCCCGCCCCAGTACCCGGCACCAACTCAGTTGCCGTCTCCTCAAAGGATGATCCCAATGCCAATGGTGTATTATTATGCGGCTGCAAACCAGCAGCCCGGTGCTGTACCGGCAGGCACACAACCACAGCAATATGCCATACCACAGCAAGGGATGGGGATAAATTTTCAAGCAATGAACCAATTCATAGATCCGCAGTACCAGGAACAACAGCCTTATTATCAAAGTTTAATGCCTGCACCTTCTTTTTATCCACCACCTTCTTCACAGGAAAAACTGCCGAACCCATTATCACAGAACAGACCAATCCTAGCAccagaagattcaagaGCGAAACGTAAATCCTTCATGATACAAAGGGGTAGGAGGTTATCGTTGTTGAACCAAGAAAATCAGCTGAATGATATCATCTCTCCGCATAAAGATGTACATGAATCTGAATTTTATCGATACATGAACAATTCTTTTGCACAGGacttgaagatgaaacaACTTATGAATTGGTGCCTCATAAGAGCCTTGAGGAAGctagaaatcaaaaactcACAGAATAAGTCTGAATCTCGGAAGATAACCTTAACAATTTTGAAGGATTTTGTTCGAGATATACGGAAGGGCAGTCATGATATTGACTGGGATTCAGAAGGCCCTGAAGCAGAACCTACAGTGGAAGATGAGTCAGAGATAAGCAATCTATTCAAAGAGGGCAATACAGAAAATAGCATATTGGTAGACTCGTCATTGTctaataaaaacaaaatacCGCCAATCAAATTGGCTAAGATACCGAACGAGAAAAACATCcagaacaaagaaaacgCCAAAATCTTGGAGGAGAAGATTAAAACTATAAAGAATGAGATCGAACAATGGTCCAAAGATCTCTCTGATGTGAAGATACCCTCATACGAATTACCGAAGTCTCAGACTTCAATTGTAAAATTACCGGATAACTTGCAGCTTACTGCAACAACAAAGGAGTCTATTCACTCAGATTTCCAGAAGCGTGTTGATGGATTGCAAGAAACAACACGTTTGttgaaatcatcttcaataCTATTAAATGAAACTGCCGGCATGAAATTGCAAAGACTCAATGGTTGCATAGTTAAGAAAAGGCCGGAAGATAAAAACAGCACCAAGAAACTACTACGCGGATTAAGCAGATCGTTAATGCAAtga
- the TRS20 gene encoding TRAPP subunit TRS20 (similar to uniprot|P38334 Saccharomyces cerevisiae YBR254C TRS20 Trapp subunit of 20 kDa probable membrane protein mutations in the human homolog cause spondyloepiphyseal dysplasia tarda (SEDL) a genetically heterogeneous disorder characterized by short stature and early-onset osteoarthritis) translates to MFYFTIIGTSDNPIYEAEFTTAKNTFQPEIKELNPYIVHSTLDIMEYLQWQRQPQLDINTSSGGFLRSRHSTQENSYLGKVDSFYGLAVSGFLTYGNIKFIMVHGNGTVDDTVTRSFYYEVYELYLKTLMNPFYKVNDPISNSAFDSKVRVLSKRLFV, encoded by the coding sequence ATGTTTTATTTTACCATTATTGGTACCAGCGATAATCCAATTTATGAGGCAGAATTTACCACAGCGAAGAACACATTTCAGCCAgagatcaaagaattgaatccATACATTGTCCATTCGACATTAGATATAATGGAATACCTACAATGGCAACGGCAACCGCAGTTAGACATAAATACAAGCTCTGGAGGGTTCCTAAGATCAAGGCATAGTACGCAGGAGAATTCGTATTTGGGCAAAGTGGACAGTTTTTATGGTTTAGCTGTGAGTGGATTCTTAACGTATGGGAACATCAAATTTATCATGGTTCATGGAAATGGAACAGTAGATGATACAGTAACAAGATCTTTCTATTACGAAGTCTACGAGTTATATTTGAAGACGTTGATGAATCCCTTTTATAAAGTAAATGACccaatttccaattcagCATTCGATTCAAAGGTAAGGGTATTGTCAAAACGACTATTTGTTTAA
- the MTC4 gene encoding Mtc4p (some similarities with uniprot|P38335 Saccharomyces cerevisiae YBR255W Protein of unknown function required for normal growth rate at 15 degrees C green fluorescent protein (GFP)-fusion protein localizes to the cytoplasm in a punctate pattern), with protein sequence MCNNDAVKGDDAVLDMLHDDQIKRATELMLDLKRGMMEDFNIEPQSASFEDTSHGRINISRRTREQADKVRVYLEFYYTLIEKYTSPPPGSEHKDVDDVYNPLQVIRNRKIRKKYGDKTRDFHLARPPVIAIKDFSHRNSKFPWFVDIMEKSNDIIWRTNHWDELKKPDGTLWFSKKHARMVHDSKNSVASSDSSLDTSSFEGSVRRGRFDRLSRTSGTVSKSDYRDNRNSRSILSRLSRASTRKREPLENTGFTDSKIVVPKIVYQTPTDYATGKSAIIDVHIDPIKKHEEAPEPPAETTEQKRDERSRLSSYSNMNLIANTNSTTSNSNSAPSSYAIASSTTNSNMTSNPSTPEFESNIVDDTTKKTLYDDYLSVKCLQCSWELLRRKKLLTDMAQKKNLGETSKKLSGELQTFRENTTLAESILNDYDVELSKDNLVLSEWKRKLSTDYANRVNKLISFSDRFLSDINTTLALRVKILQENVEKVSSISHVQKRAWRKIMYKALEFFIVSCLWMVWLIFSVLRIFQMGFIIVFKVVKWALF encoded by the coding sequence ATGTGTAATAACGATGCTGTCAAAGGGGACGATGCTGTCCTGGACATGCTGCACGATGATCAGATTAAAAGAGCCACTGAATTGATGCTCGACTTAAAGAGGGGGATGATGGAGGATTTCAACATTGAGCCTCAATCTGCTTCATTTGAAGATACTAGCCATGGGCGAATCAATATTAGTCGACGTACTAGGGAGCAAGCTGATAAAGTTCGGGTATACCTTGAATTTTACTATACTTTGATTGAGAAATATACCAGCCCTCCGCCTGGTTCCGAGCACAAGGACGTCGATGATGTATACAATCCTTTGCAAGTGATACGGAATAGGAAAATCAGAAAGAAATACGGTGATAAGACGAGAGATTTTCATCTTGCTAGACCTCCAGTAATTGCAATTAAGGACTTTTCACATAGAAACTCCAAGTTCCCATGGTTTGTCGATATAATGGAGAAATCTAATGATATAATCTGGAGAACCAACCATTGGGACgagttgaagaaaccagATGGGACGTTATGGTTTAGTAAAAAACATGCGAGGATGGTTCATGATTCTAAGAACTCTGTAGCCAGCTCAGATTCCTCTTTGGATACCTCATCTTTTGAAGGTTCAGTACGAAGGGGAAGATTCGATCGACTGTCAAGAACGTCAGGAACCGTATCAAAATCTGATTATAGAGATAATAGGAATTCCAGATCAATCTTATCTCGATTGTCTAGAGCATCGACTAGGAAACGGGAACCATTAGAAAATACTGGGTTTACAGATTCGAAGATTGTCGTACCGAAGATCGTATACCAGACTCCTACCGACTATGCTACTGGTAAATCCGCCATCATAGATGTGCATATTGATCCCATAAAGAAACATGAGGAGGCACCGGAGCCTCCAGCGGAAACAACAGAACAAAAACGAGACGAACGTTCAAGACTGAGTTCATATTCCAATATGAACCTAATCGCCAATACAAACTCCACCACATCGAACAGTAACTCTGCACCCAGTTCTTATGCCATTGCCAGCTCAACTACGAATTCCAACATGACGTCGAACCCATCAACAccagaatttgaatcaaatatCGTTGACGATACTACCAAGAAGACGCTTTACGATGACTACCTGTCCGTTAAGTGTCTTCAATGTTCTTGGGAACTTTTAAGGCGTAAAAAGCTACTAACAGACATGGCTCAGAAGAAAAATCTTGGTGAGACATCGAAAAAATTGAGTGGAGAGCTACAGACCTTCAGAGAGAATACCACACTTGCCGAATCTATATTAAACGACTACGATGTAGAGCTATCCAAGGATAACTTGGTTCTATCCGAATGGAAGAGAAAACTTTCAACGGATTATGCTAACAGAGTCAATAAGTTGATTTCCTTTAGCGATAGATTCCTATCAGACATTAATACAACGTTGGCACTAAGAGTCAAGATTCTACAAGAAAATGTCGAGAAAGTGAGTTCCATTAGCCATGTTCAGAAACGTGCATGGAGGAAGATAATGTACAAAGCccttgaatttttcattgtATCGTGCTTATGGATGGTATGGCTGATATTCTCTGTCCTACGAATATTCCAAATGGGATTCATTATAGTGTTCAAAGTCGTCAAATGGGCATTATTTTAA
- the RCF3 gene encoding Rcf3p (similar to uniprot|Q3E776 Saccharomyces cerevisiae YBR255C-A Hypothetical ORF identified by homology) codes for MGNVQPVHYDPSTVKQLTKEIAIASGIGALKGAAIGLVTALLLRKFSTTYRNVRTQVRVFYHCSWISMGIVFNADKQLIKFQDRYYAEEMKRREKILDEAAERGIFLEEEAASMSVLDKK; via the coding sequence ATGGGAAACGTTCAACCTGTTCATTATGATCCAAGCACAGTGAAACAATTAACCAAAGAGATAGCTATTGCGTCTGGTATTGGTGCTTTGAAAGGTGCAGCCATTGGGTTAGTAACGGCGTTATTACTAAGGAAGTTTTCTACCACGTACAGGAACGTGCGGACCCAGGTTCGTGTGTTCTATCACTGTTCTTGGATCTCTATGGGGATAGTTTTCAATGCTGATAAgcaattgatcaaattcCAAGACAGATACTATGCAGAAGAGatgaagagaagagaaaagataCTAGATGAGGCTGCTGAGAGAGGTATTTTcttagaagaagaagccGCTTCGATGAGTGTTTTGGATAAGAAGTGA
- the STS1 gene encoding Sts1p (some similarities with uniprot|P38637 Saccharomyces cerevisiae YIR011C STS1 Protein that interacts with the karyopherin Srp1p) — translation MSQSVGFEWGFRPSVSSGENLNMGQEQTSSTESNDISNDHERAHGHIQSSQHRLTHGTSSRRISKPRIKRRYTEEDVSMNGPVSQVVQRVSKKKPVYRNYIQGQPLPFPRSVELMDKQLLQSVLLSLVREHPEIQHSLFSKVQSISFNKEQYVKVLKEKLTQVYEDIPYSKYNQSSDGLLNDYAFGRMKASIMEFLNCVIDFLLSSIPPQSDSVLQSLKFLNCSTDFLNQLPDFETASNNYYKNMCFEQISEIWCSCIQFASTDLSFMSVVSNLEDWESVLHTLNGRSNNRLQKPLELIGTIKNSAAMMSQDRNGHPLSQTQPSTVGFLNISS, via the coding sequence ATGAGCCAGAGTGTTGGGTTTGAATGGGGATTTCGCCCCAGTGTTTCTTCTGGTGAGAATTTGAACATGGGTCAAGAACAGACGAGCTCTACTGAGAGCAATGACATCAGTAACGACCATGAGCGCGCTCATGGTCATATTCAGAGTAGTCAGCATAGACTTACGCATGGAACGTCTTCACGTCGTATTTCAAAGCCTAGAATCAAGAGACGTTACACAGAAGAAGACGTTTCGATGAATGGGCCTGTGTCTCAAGTTGTGCAACGGGTCAGTAAAAAGAAACCGGTGTACCGGAACTATATCCAAGGACAGCCACTTCCGTTCCCGAGATCTGTAGAATTGATGGATAAACAGTTACTGCAGTCTGTCTTACTTTCGTTGGTAAGGGAACATCCAGAGATTCAGCATTCGCTGTTTTCCAAGGTACAATCTATAAGTTTCAACAAGGAACAGTACGTCAAGGTATTGAAGGAGAAATTGACTCAGGTGTATGAGGATATTCCGTATTCCAAGTATAATCAAAGCTCGGATGGTTTGTTAAACGATTATGCTTTTGGCCGTATGAAGGCTTCAATCATGGAATTTTTAAACTGTGTCATCGATTTCCTATTGTCTAGCATCCCTCCACAATCGGATAGTGTGTTACAATCATTGAAGTTCTTGAACTGTTCTACAGAttttttgaaccaattgcCTGATTTCGAGACAGCTTCGAATAATTACTACAAGAATATGtgttttgaacaaatatcTGAGATTTGGTGCAGTTGTATACAATTCGCATCCACAGATTTATCCTTTATGTCCGTGGTTTCCAACTTAGAAGATTGGGAGTCTGTATTGCATACGTTGAATGGAAGATCGAACAATAGACTACAGAAACCATTGGAACTGATAGGGACTATCAAGAACTCGGCCGCTATGATGTCACAGGACAGAAACGGTCACCCGCTGTCTCAAACACAACCGTCCACTGTTGGGTTCTTAAACATTAGCAGCTGA
- the SQT1 gene encoding Sqt1p (similar to uniprot|P35184 Saccharomyces cerevisiae YIR012W SQT1 Protein involved in a late step of 60S ribosomal subunit assembly or modification contains multiple WD repeats interacts with Qsr1p in the two-hybrid system): MDNTELNTADNVPEEEFIADEEVGEEVVLDNVEPSENIGDDDDNDQEMGGLDGAETLEIDMSNNSSGFFDKHTDSIFCIAHHPTLPLVMTGGADNVANLWTSHSKPPKFAGSLEHTESVISGGFTPDGKFLITADMNGKVFIHKSVKGGAQWKRCSELEEVEEVVWLKVHPTVSGVFAFGGVDGSVWCYQLNNVDGSLSQIMSGFSHQQDCTMGEFINVEEGENNLTLVTCSLDSSIVAWNCYMGQPLFKITQADIKGLEAPWVSLSAAPASLTNNTAVIAAGSNNGLLAIINCSNGSVLHLTTVIELKPEQDELDASIESITWSSKLPLMAIGLVCGDALLYDTKTWRVRHKFQLEDSATKLQFDTINGHNLIASCINGKVYIFDARTGQEVHVCVGHNMGVLDFVVIENGSKLITAGDEGVSLIFDLPQ; encoded by the coding sequence ATGGACAACACCGAATTGAATACAGCGGACAATGTTCCTGAAGAAGAGTTCATTGCAGATGAGGAAGTTGGTGAAGAAGTTGTCTTAGATAACGTTGAACCTAGTGAGAATAttggtgatgatgacgataatGATCAAGAGATGGGCGGTTTAGATGGTGCTGAGACCCTTGAGATCGATATGTCTAATAATTCAAGTGGATTTTTCGATAAGCATACTGATTCTATATTTTGCATTGCACACCACCCTACTTTGCCCCTAGTGATGACCGGTGGTGCAGACAACGTAGCGAACTTGTGGACTTCTCATTCGAAACCTCCTAAGTTTGCTGGATCCTTAGAACATACTGAGTCTGTGATTTCTGGTGGGTTCACACCTGATGGGAAGTTTTTAATCACTGCAGATATGAACGGTAAGGTATTTATTCATAAGTCTGTGAAGGGCGGTGCTCAATGGAAACGTTGTAGCGAGTTAgaagaagtggaagaagttgTGTGGTTAAAAGTACATCCAACGGTATCGGGTGTTTTTGCATTCGGTGGTGTTGACGGATCGGTATGGTGCTATCAGTTGAACAACGTGGATGGGTCGTTGTCTCAGATCATGTCCGGTTTCTCTCATCAACAGGACTGTACCATGGGTGAGTTCATTAATGTAGAAGAAGGTGAGAACAATTTGACTTTGGTCACTTGTTCTTTGGACAGCTCAATTGTCGCTTGGAACTGTTACATGGGTCAGCCTTTGTTCAAGATTACTCAAGCCGATATTAAAGGTTTAGAAGCTCCTTGGGTCTCATTGTCTGCAGCTCCAGCTTCCCTAACGAATAACACTGCAGTCATTGCTGCAGGGTCAAATAATGGGCTGTTGGCCATTATCAACTGTAGCAACGGATCTGTACTACATTTGACCACAGTAATAGAATTAAAACCAGAACAAGATGAACTTGATGCATCGATAGAATCCATCACTTGGTCTAGCAAGCTGCCTCTAATGGCAATCGGTTTGGTTTGTGGCGACGCACTATTATACGATACAAAAACTTGGAGAGTGAGGCATAAGTTCCAACTTGAGGACTCTGCCACCAAATTACAATTCGACACTATCAACGGTCACAATTTAATTGCTTCTTGCATCAATGGTAAAGTATACATATTCGACGCCAGAACAGGCCAAGAAGTACACGTTTGTGTTGGACACAACATGGGTGTGCTTGATTTTGTCGTCATTGAGAACGGGTCCAAGCTAATCACTGCCGGTGATGAGGGTGTATCATTAATTTTCGACCTGCCACAATGA
- the RIB5 gene encoding riboflavin synthase (highly similar to uniprot|P38145 Saccharomyces cerevisiae YBR256C RIB5 Riboflavin synthase catalyzes the last step of the riboflavin biosynthesis pathway): MFTGIVEHIGTVAEYKELDETLSGGNGVSVTIKDAAPVLSDCHIGDSIACNGICLTVTEFDSNSFKVGISPETVSRTDISSWKTGTKVNLERAVSQDVRFGGHYVQGHVDTVATIKSRTVDGNSIVFGFKLGEQSYEKFIVEKGFISLDGTSLTVTTIDDDGTFYIAMIKHTQEHVIMPLKQVGDLVNVEVDVTGKVIEKQIEVHLQAQIADSKSSLSQLIGKIVEEKVRNALNK; the protein is encoded by the coding sequence ATGTTTACTGGTATTGTAGAACATATTGGTACTGTTGCTGAGTACAAAGAGTTGGACGAAACTCTTAGTGGTGGTAATGGTGTTTCGGTGACCATTAAAGATGCGGCCCCAGTTTTGAGTGATTGTCATATCGGAGATTCCATTGCATGCAATGGTATATGTTTAACAGTGACTGAATTCGATTCTAATTCGTTCAAAGTTGGTATTTCACCAGAAACTGTTAGTAGAACCGATATCAGCAGTTGGAAGACTGGAACCAAGGTTAACCTCGAAAGAGCTGTGTCTCAGGATGTCCGTTTTGGTGGGCATTACGTTCAAGGCCATGTCGATACAGTAGCCACTATCAAATCACGCACCGTTGATGGTAACTCCATAGTGTTTGGATTCAAACTGGGGGAACAATCTTATGAGAAGTTTATCGTTGAGAAAGGGTTCATCTCGTTGGATGGTACTTCCCTAACTGTTACTACAATTGACGACGATGGGACTTTTTACATCGCAATGATAAAGCACACTCAAGAACACGTTATCATGCCGTTGAAACAGGTGGGCGATCTGGTTAATGTCGAAGTTGATGTTACAGGTAAAGTTATCGAAAAGCAGATTGAAGTGCATCTACAAGCGCAAATTGCCGATtcgaaatcttctttgagTCAACTGATTGGTAAGATTGTCGAAGAAAAGGTTAGAAATGCCTTAAACAAATGA